From the genome of Methylomonas sp. UP202, one region includes:
- the mmoZ gene encoding aromatic/alkene monooxygenase hydroxylase subunit gamma, which yields MANYNIHDNPVRDEWIKKIGSLNTLAKGVEMLNEFRLKYTTPLRASYDLELDWGWIECKLEEKVALLKHKELNDQQIQNQCANGADAQKEADAVLAKMAACTDKFAAEKIHIGFRQAFKPPMMPVNVFMDTDRILGTKLMELRNTDYYEMSLEDLRKVRGVRVVTLQ from the coding sequence ATGGCAAATTACAACATTCATGACAACCCGGTTCGCGATGAATGGATCAAAAAAATCGGTTCGCTCAATACGCTGGCCAAAGGCGTGGAAATGCTTAACGAGTTTCGTCTCAAGTACACCACGCCGCTTCGTGCAAGCTATGATCTTGAACTCGATTGGGGTTGGATCGAGTGCAAGCTCGAGGAAAAAGTAGCCTTGTTGAAACACAAGGAGCTTAACGACCAGCAAATCCAAAACCAATGCGCCAACGGCGCCGATGCCCAGAAGGAAGCGGATGCGGTGCTTGCCAAAATGGCGGCCTGCACCGATAAATTCGCGGCGGAAAAAATCCATATTGGTTTCCGCCAAGCCTTCAAGCCGCCGATGATGCCGGTCAACGTATTCATGGATACCGACCGCATTCTCGGCACCAAGCTGATGGAGTTGCGTAACACCGACTATTACGAAATGTCTCTCGAAGATCTACGCAAAGTGCGTGGCGTCAGAGTCGTGACATTGCAATAG
- a CDS encoding fumarylacetoacetate hydrolase family protein, whose protein sequence is MKLVTFLSNGACKIGALVGDAIVAADDSLPNDMIGFLAAGVEARRALQALIDGGAPRRALADVTLLAPIPRPGKLLGIGLNYADHINETGWEKPEYPTFFTKQSTCVIGPDAAIHIPPISDKVDYEGELAFVIGKRCKYVGVENARDVIAGYTICNDVTVRDWQARTPTWTLGKSFDSHGPLGPWLVTADEIADPHNLTLKTWVDSELRQNANTGEMIFNCYEMVAYLTQAMTLEPGDVITTGTPAGVGVKMKPRGYLKPGQTVRIEIEGLGALSNPVITEPTGNLGM, encoded by the coding sequence ATGAAACTGGTAACTTTTCTAAGTAACGGCGCTTGCAAGATCGGCGCGCTGGTCGGCGATGCGATCGTCGCCGCCGACGACAGCTTGCCGAACGATATGATCGGTTTTTTGGCGGCGGGCGTCGAAGCCAGACGGGCCTTGCAAGCGCTGATCGACGGCGGCGCGCCGAGAAGGGCATTGGCTGACGTGACCTTGCTGGCGCCGATCCCCAGACCCGGCAAATTGCTCGGCATTGGCCTGAACTATGCCGACCATATCAACGAAACCGGCTGGGAAAAGCCCGAATACCCGACTTTTTTCACCAAACAAAGCACTTGTGTCATTGGCCCCGACGCCGCGATCCATATCCCGCCAATATCGGACAAGGTCGATTACGAAGGCGAATTGGCCTTCGTGATCGGCAAACGCTGCAAATATGTCGGCGTCGAGAACGCCCGCGACGTCATCGCCGGATATACCATCTGCAACGATGTCACGGTGCGTGACTGGCAGGCACGTACGCCGACCTGGACGCTGGGCAAATCCTTCGACAGCCACGGTCCGCTCGGCCCGTGGCTGGTCACCGCCGACGAAATTGCCGATCCGCACAATCTCACGTTGAAGACCTGGGTGGACAGCGAATTGCGGCAGAACGCCAACACCGGCGAGATGATCTTCAATTGCTACGAAATGGTCGCCTATCTGACCCAGGCGATGACGCTGGAGCCGGGGGACGTGATTACCACCGGCACCCCGGCCGGCGTTGGCGTAAAGATGAAGCCGCGCGGCTATTTGAAACCTGGACAGACCGTGCGCATCGAAATCGAGGGACTTGGCGCGCTAAGCAATCCGGTGATTACCGAACCGACCGGAAATCTCGGCATGTAA
- the mmoD gene encoding soluble methane monooxygenase-binding protein MmoD: protein MDLLANIKSATPPPFPDASAPVTKLYDVAPYTAFGEDLDFMWRWTIYRDRKLVQEGCSLTLDASRRAVEHVMAFFNVSAARVGQGDA, encoded by the coding sequence ATGGATTTACTAGCCAATATCAAATCGGCGACGCCACCGCCGTTTCCGGACGCCTCCGCGCCGGTGACCAAGTTATACGATGTTGCCCCCTATACCGCATTCGGCGAAGACTTGGACTTCATGTGGCGCTGGACCATCTACCGCGACCGCAAGCTGGTGCAAGAAGGGTGCTCGTTGACGCTGGATGCCTCTCGCCGGGCAGTTGAGCACGTGATGGCGTTTTTCAATGTCTCTGCGGCGCGCGTCGGCCAGGGAGACGCTTAA
- the mmoB gene encoding methane monooxygenase regulator MmoB, giving the protein MSVSSNAYGAGIMAKTGKAFADEYFAEENQVVHESNEVVLVLKKSDEINIVVDEILLGDRKADNPTLVVEDRAGYWWLKATGKIEVDCEEVSELLGRHFSVYDFLVDVSSTIGRAFTLGEKFTITSELMGLDRQLEDLKS; this is encoded by the coding sequence ATGTCAGTCAGTTCTAACGCGTACGGCGCCGGCATTATGGCCAAAACCGGCAAAGCTTTTGCCGACGAGTATTTCGCCGAAGAAAACCAAGTGGTGCATGAAAGCAACGAAGTGGTTCTGGTGCTGAAAAAATCCGACGAGATTAACATCGTCGTCGACGAAATCTTGCTGGGCGATCGCAAGGCCGACAATCCGACTTTAGTGGTCGAAGACCGCGCCGGCTACTGGTGGTTGAAAGCCACCGGCAAGATCGAAGTCGATTGCGAGGAAGTCTCGGAGTTGTTGGGTCGTCACTTCAGCGTCTATGACTTCCTGGTGGACGTTTCGTCCACGATCGGCCGTGCCTTTACCCTGGGCGAGAAATTCACCATCACTTCGGAGTTGATGGGCCTGGATCGTCAATTGGAAGACCTGAAATCATAG
- the mmoY gene encoding aromatic/alkene monooxygenase hydroxylase subunit beta, which translates to MSVQVQQGKRGLTDPEMVKEILEAIPDQPLDTQRKMNYFVKPRGRRLTEYEVLTCYAQPTPDWIPGGLDWGDWTQKFHGGRPSWGNETTELHSTDWHKHRDPAKRWHAPYVKDKAEEWRYTDRFLLAYSSEGQVRSIDPIWRDEVLNDYLGAFCFNEYGLFNAHSSASRDCLGDTLRMSIAMIGFDKVDNAQMIQLERTFLAKLVPGFPESTDEPKREWTQGAIYKGARETVQDIWQATYDWNEILWSCHMVYDPLFGQFVRREFFQRLSSYYGDTLTPFFINQMQLYFSQTKGITSDMFFECLGDDAEFGDYNRRMMRAWTDKWLPRTVQALQDFMGIFTKIPTIPGVTSKDAVEAALERVFDDWKLDYADKVSYKFDKAAIIKTILQGLK; encoded by the coding sequence ATGTCTGTACAAGTACAACAAGGAAAACGCGGATTGACCGATCCGGAAATGGTCAAAGAAATTCTGGAAGCCATTCCCGATCAGCCGCTGGATACACAACGTAAGATGAACTACTTCGTTAAGCCGCGCGGTCGCCGGCTGACCGAATACGAAGTATTGACCTGCTATGCGCAACCCACCCCGGACTGGATTCCCGGGGGGTTGGACTGGGGCGATTGGACTCAAAAATTCCACGGCGGCCGTCCGTCCTGGGGTAACGAGACTACCGAACTGCATTCCACCGACTGGCACAAACACCGCGATCCCGCTAAACGTTGGCACGCACCGTACGTGAAAGACAAAGCGGAGGAATGGCGTTACACCGATCGTTTCCTGCTGGCGTATTCATCCGAAGGTCAAGTGCGCTCGATAGACCCCATTTGGCGCGACGAAGTATTGAACGACTATCTCGGCGCGTTTTGCTTCAACGAGTACGGTTTGTTCAACGCGCATTCCTCGGCGTCCCGCGACTGCCTGGGCGATACCTTGCGGATGAGTATCGCGATGATCGGCTTCGATAAAGTCGATAACGCGCAAATGATCCAATTGGAAAGAACCTTTTTGGCGAAATTGGTGCCTGGATTTCCTGAATCCACCGACGAACCGAAACGCGAATGGACGCAAGGGGCCATCTACAAAGGTGCGCGCGAAACGGTTCAGGACATCTGGCAAGCCACGTACGACTGGAACGAAATCCTGTGGTCTTGCCACATGGTTTACGACCCCTTGTTCGGCCAGTTCGTGCGTCGGGAGTTTTTCCAACGCCTGTCCTCCTACTACGGTGATACCTTGACGCCGTTTTTTATCAACCAAATGCAGTTGTATTTCTCGCAAACCAAGGGCATCACCTCCGACATGTTCTTCGAATGTCTAGGTGACGACGCTGAGTTCGGCGACTACAACCGCCGGATGATGCGGGCTTGGACCGACAAATGGTTGCCAAGAACAGTGCAAGCATTGCAGGATTTCATGGGCATTTTTACAAAAATCCCGACCATTCCCGGTGTGACCAGCAAGGATGCCGTTGAGGCTGCGTTAGAGCGGGTCTTCGACGACTGGAAACTCGATTATGCCGACAAAGTCAGCTACAAATTCGACAAAGCGGCCATTATCAAAACCATTCTGCAAGGCTTGAAATAA
- a CDS encoding sigma 54-interacting transcriptional regulator — MDIALRLPETAKIVQETFLYKRTLEFEVDRPVQAWRWMNQTRSVPDQSDWVRPEVAEAWRRCLEDYQLPLGNFANWQRSGQGVVGGDAQSRQIAESLADLGHQFHVFLKEAGVMLVLTAADGALLQALGENPFPSPFMRNLYEQNSRWSEAVLGNNGIGSAALLKRPVAFQGMEHFLSLLHPFSTVGYPLLDDSGELLAVIGLIADRQESMNSLFAFLHLLCVVLNTNLPLTRSPAAQARVLEKIPFKLAKRPPQTEEPAMSEQLAALVDKAVKLQQYKIPILITGESGVGKDHFVNLLKHAGPRREQPLIAINCASIPHDLIESELFGYEAGSFTGARSGGKPGKFLLADGGILFLDEIGDMSLDLQSTLLRVLETSEFTPVGGAKPIRVDVQIVAATNVPLLDAVEAGRFRRDLYYRLNGAQIHLPPLRERQDKQAIIHHILQRELAKMPNAQAIGICPSVIALIEQHPWPGNIRQLINVIRATLYTAGGNFITREDLPVDFVAELAKTARESEPELEASPRASQPGRAMTLEDWELYGIKTTLRACAGNISQAAKALGITRTTLYKKIDRFGLSRMASE, encoded by the coding sequence ATGGATATTGCGTTACGGTTACCCGAAACCGCCAAAATTGTTCAGGAAACCTTTCTGTACAAGCGTACGCTGGAATTCGAAGTCGACCGCCCGGTTCAAGCCTGGCGATGGATGAATCAAACCCGCTCCGTCCCCGATCAGAGCGACTGGGTTCGGCCGGAAGTGGCCGAAGCTTGGCGGCGTTGCTTGGAGGACTATCAATTGCCGCTAGGGAATTTCGCCAATTGGCAGCGTTCGGGCCAGGGCGTTGTCGGCGGCGATGCGCAGTCCCGCCAGATCGCCGAGTCGCTGGCGGACTTGGGTCACCAATTTCACGTGTTTTTGAAAGAAGCCGGCGTGATGCTGGTGCTGACCGCCGCAGACGGCGCGTTGTTACAAGCTCTAGGTGAAAATCCCTTCCCCAGCCCGTTCATGCGCAACCTGTACGAACAAAACAGCCGTTGGAGCGAAGCGGTGCTGGGCAACAATGGTATCGGTAGCGCGGCCTTGCTGAAACGGCCGGTCGCCTTTCAAGGCATGGAGCATTTCTTGAGTTTGTTACATCCTTTCAGCACGGTCGGTTACCCGTTGCTGGACGACAGCGGCGAATTGCTGGCGGTGATCGGCCTGATTGCCGATCGCCAGGAGAGTATGAATTCCTTGTTCGCCTTTCTGCATCTGCTATGCGTGGTGTTGAATACCAATCTACCGTTAACGCGAAGTCCGGCGGCGCAGGCCAGGGTCTTGGAAAAAATCCCGTTCAAATTAGCGAAAAGGCCGCCGCAAACCGAGGAACCGGCCATGTCGGAGCAATTGGCGGCCTTGGTTGATAAGGCGGTCAAGTTGCAGCAATACAAGATTCCCATCCTGATCACCGGCGAATCCGGCGTCGGTAAGGATCACTTCGTCAATCTCCTCAAGCATGCCGGGCCACGCCGGGAGCAGCCCTTGATCGCGATCAATTGCGCCTCGATACCGCACGATTTGATCGAAAGCGAGTTATTTGGCTATGAAGCCGGCAGCTTCACCGGCGCCCGCAGCGGCGGTAAACCGGGCAAATTTTTGTTGGCCGACGGCGGCATTTTGTTTTTGGACGAAATCGGCGATATGAGCCTGGATTTGCAATCCACGTTGCTCCGGGTATTGGAAACCTCCGAATTCACGCCGGTCGGCGGCGCCAAGCCGATTCGGGTCGATGTGCAGATCGTCGCGGCCACCAATGTGCCTTTGCTGGATGCGGTCGAGGCCGGTCGCTTTCGGCGCGACTTGTATTACCGTCTCAACGGCGCGCAAATCCACCTGCCGCCATTACGTGAGCGGCAGGACAAACAGGCCATCATCCATCACATTCTGCAGCGCGAACTCGCGAAAATGCCCAACGCACAAGCGATCGGTATATGTCCCAGCGTCATTGCCTTGATCGAGCAGCATCCGTGGCCCGGCAATATTCGGCAATTGATCAACGTAATACGCGCCACGCTGTATACCGCCGGCGGCAATTTCATCACGCGCGAGGATCTGCCGGTGGACTTTGTCGCGGAACTGGCGAAAACCGCGCGGGAGTCCGAACCGGAGTTGGAGGCCTCGCCCAGGGCGTCGCAGCCGGGACGGGCGATGACGCTAGAGGATTGGGAACTTTACGGCATCAAAACCACGTTGCGGGCTTGCGCCGGCAACATTTCGCAGGCGGCCAAGGCGCTAGGTATCACCCGCACCACGCTGTACAAGAAAATCGACCGGTTCGGCCTAAGCCGGATGGCCAGCGAGTAG
- the mmoC gene encoding aromatic/alkene monooxygenase hydroxylase FAD-binding subunit MmoC — MMHNVKIITEDGESVAFDCGDDEDIISAGLRQDIYLMASCREGGCATCKGFCTEGDYEIGKVSVQALPPDEAEEGFVLLCRCFPTTNLEIEVPYTYDRISFSPEGLEFDAEIVELAQVSSNVVKLRLQKLGDDQQIRLDSGQYYNLVIPGTEISRSYSPANTANNRGELEFLIRIVDNGKFSSYLQQDAYVGQTIHVVGPLGVFGLKENGFTPRYFVAGGTGLAPILSMVRRMHEWEEPQPCVIYFGVNTEQEVFYGDQLQQLEQAMPTLSVRICVWKASDGWHGEKGSVVDILRRDLQGTGVKPDLYLCGPPGMVDATYAVCAEVGIPRDKIYLEKFLPSAA, encoded by the coding sequence ATGATGCATAATGTCAAAATCATCACCGAGGACGGTGAATCGGTCGCCTTCGATTGCGGAGACGACGAAGATATCATCAGCGCCGGATTGCGCCAGGATATCTATCTGATGGCCTCATGTCGCGAGGGCGGTTGCGCGACCTGCAAGGGATTTTGTACCGAAGGCGATTACGAAATCGGTAAGGTCAGTGTCCAGGCCCTGCCGCCCGACGAGGCCGAAGAGGGTTTCGTATTGTTGTGCCGTTGTTTCCCGACAACTAATCTGGAAATCGAAGTGCCGTATACCTATGACCGGATTTCGTTTTCGCCGGAGGGTTTGGAATTCGACGCCGAAATTGTTGAATTGGCGCAGGTGTCCAGTAACGTTGTGAAATTGCGTTTGCAAAAGCTCGGTGACGATCAGCAAATTCGGCTGGATTCGGGACAGTACTACAACTTGGTCATTCCGGGTACGGAAATCAGTCGGTCGTATTCGCCGGCCAATACCGCCAACAATCGCGGCGAGTTGGAGTTTTTGATTCGGATCGTCGACAACGGTAAGTTTTCTTCCTATTTGCAACAGGATGCCTATGTCGGCCAGACCATTCACGTAGTTGGGCCCTTGGGCGTGTTCGGATTGAAGGAAAACGGTTTTACGCCACGTTATTTCGTGGCCGGTGGTACCGGACTGGCACCGATCCTATCAATGGTACGCCGCATGCACGAATGGGAAGAACCTCAGCCCTGCGTGATCTATTTCGGCGTCAACACCGAGCAGGAAGTGTTCTACGGAGATCAGCTCCAGCAACTGGAACAAGCCATGCCGACCTTGTCGGTGCGTATTTGCGTTTGGAAGGCCAGCGACGGCTGGCATGGCGAGAAAGGCAGCGTCGTGGATATTTTACGCCGTGACTTGCAGGGTACCGGTGTCAAACCGGATCTGTATTTGTGCGGTCCGCCGGGCATGGTCGATGCCACTTACGCGGTCTGCGCCGAAGTCGGCATCCCGCGCGACAAAATCTACTTGGAAAAATTTTTGCCTAGCGCCGCTTGA
- the trpE gene encoding anthranilate synthase component I, whose product MTPAQFAEYAQQGYNRIPVCREVLADLDTPLSAYLKLADGAYSYLLESVHGGEQWGRYSIIGLPCNTRIKIHGLTITVERDGAAAETFEHARPLAWIEEFRRQYQVPDVPGLPRFNGGLVGYFGYETIAYIEPRLTPGDKPDPIGAPDILLMVSQDLLVFDNLSGKMLLLTHADPAQDNAYHNAKARLDSLVAKLREPHAHPQSSATTKHVRETDFVSGFTQQGFEAAVMKAKQYITDGDCMQVVLSQRMSIPFEASPLDLYRALRCLNPSPYMYFMNLGDLHVVGSSPEILVRLEDNEVTVRPIAGTRRRGETHEQDLELEKELLADPKEIAEHLMLIDLGRNDTGRVAKIGSVKLTDKMIVERYSHVMHIVSNVTGELQEGKNAFDVLAATFPAGTVSGAPKIRAMEIIAELEPVKRGIYSGAVGYISWSGNLDTAIAIRTAVIKDQTLHIQAGAGIVYDSVPRSEWDETMNKGRAVFRAVSMAEAGLGGKA is encoded by the coding sequence ATGACACCCGCCCAATTTGCCGAATACGCCCAACAGGGCTACAACCGCATTCCGGTTTGCCGCGAAGTTTTAGCCGACCTGGATACGCCGCTCAGCGCTTATTTGAAGCTGGCCGACGGCGCTTATTCCTATTTGCTCGAATCGGTACACGGCGGGGAGCAGTGGGGACGCTATTCGATTATCGGCTTGCCGTGTAACACGCGCATCAAAATCCACGGTTTGACGATCACGGTCGAACGCGACGGAGCGGCCGCCGAGACCTTCGAACACGCGCGGCCACTGGCCTGGATTGAAGAGTTTCGCAGGCAATACCAGGTGCCGGACGTGCCCGGTCTGCCGCGCTTTAACGGCGGTTTGGTCGGCTATTTCGGCTACGAGACCATCGCTTACATCGAACCGCGCCTAACACCCGGCGACAAACCCGATCCCATCGGCGCGCCGGATATCTTGTTGATGGTCTCGCAGGACTTATTGGTGTTCGACAATCTGTCCGGCAAAATGCTGTTGCTGACTCACGCCGACCCGGCCCAGGACAATGCCTATCACAACGCCAAGGCCCGGCTGGATAGCTTGGTTGCGAAACTGCGCGAGCCGCACGCCCACCCGCAATCGAGCGCGACGACCAAGCATGTGCGGGAAACCGACTTCGTGTCCGGCTTTACCCAGCAAGGTTTCGAAGCCGCGGTCATGAAAGCCAAGCAATACATTACCGACGGCGATTGCATGCAGGTGGTGTTGTCGCAACGGATGTCGATTCCGTTCGAGGCCTCGCCGCTGGATTTGTACCGGGCCTTGCGTTGTTTGAATCCATCGCCGTACATGTATTTCATGAATCTCGGCGATTTGCACGTGGTCGGCTCGTCGCCGGAAATTTTGGTCCGCCTGGAAGACAACGAAGTCACGGTCAGGCCGATCGCCGGCACCCGCCGCCGAGGCGAAACCCACGAGCAGGATCTGGAGCTGGAAAAAGAACTGCTGGCCGACCCGAAAGAAATTGCCGAGCATTTGATGCTGATCGATCTGGGTCGTAACGACACCGGTCGGGTCGCGAAAATCGGTAGCGTCAAACTCACCGACAAGATGATCGTCGAGCGTTATTCGCACGTGATGCACATCGTTTCCAACGTCACCGGCGAACTGCAGGAAGGCAAAAACGCCTTCGACGTGCTGGCGGCCACCTTCCCGGCCGGCACCGTCAGCGGCGCGCCGAAGATTCGGGCCATGGAAATCATCGCCGAACTGGAACCGGTCAAGCGCGGCATTTATTCCGGCGCGGTCGGTTACATCTCCTGGTCCGGCAATCTGGATACCGCGATTGCTATCCGCACGGCGGTGATTAAAGATCAAACCCTGCACATTCAAGCCGGCGCCGGCATCGTTTACGATTCCGTGCCGCGCAGCGAATGGGATGAAACAATGAACAAGGGCCGCGCGGTGTTCCGCGCCGTCAGCATGGCCGAAGCCGGCCTCGGAGGCAAAGCATGA
- a CDS encoding molecular chaperone GroEL, which translates to MSKQIIYNPEARLRIMQGMDTVARAAAATLGSSGPAVLIQHRTDGMPPIFTRDGVTVANSIILEDRVADLGGRMLRDVAGSVSRQVGDGTTTAIVLARAIAAECLKSVAAGFHPLQLQKGLDLALTLVEIELRRRALTDVTPEWIARIAAVASKDEPGVGTLLNRAFAELGQDGPLTFQLGNGRDDELDIVEGIRYDQGYLSPYFVTDRNRATAELERPYILLCDREIVDLMDLVPILEQVADQHRSLLVIADDVRDNALTGMLLNHIRGVFKTVAVKPPGFGDRRLERLNDLALLTGATPVLQSHGTRLEDLTLAQLGQAERAIVSAETTTILAGAGDSEAVARVVSGLRQALADVRARKPGDGSPTGNQHEADELEERIAMLSGKTGVFSVGGVTDIEIKERMVRIENAYKSVQAALEEGVMPGGGAGLVAVAAVLDEVIAENAEQQRGVAILSQALFAPLRQILSNAGLNGEIVAADLRRHAGESYAYDTQRQRLGPFLDIGIIDPVKVVRLGLRNAVSIVGTLMASESVVMDVPDPTIMAGYSPEWAAATREDPRA; encoded by the coding sequence ATGAGTAAACAAATTATTTACAACCCCGAGGCCCGCTTGCGGATCATGCAAGGCATGGACACCGTGGCTAGGGCCGCGGCGGCAACGCTAGGCAGTTCCGGGCCGGCGGTACTGATTCAGCACCGTACCGATGGCATGCCGCCCATCTTTACTCGCGACGGGGTGACCGTCGCCAACTCGATCATTCTCGAAGACCGGGTTGCCGATCTCGGCGGGCGAATGCTGCGCGATGTCGCGGGATCCGTGTCGCGGCAAGTCGGCGACGGCACCACCACGGCGATCGTATTGGCTCGAGCGATCGCCGCGGAATGTTTGAAAAGCGTCGCGGCCGGCTTCCATCCACTGCAACTGCAAAAAGGCCTGGATCTGGCGCTGACGCTGGTTGAAATTGAATTGCGGCGCCGGGCATTGACAGACGTCACGCCGGAATGGATCGCCCGAATAGCGGCAGTCGCCAGCAAGGATGAGCCCGGCGTCGGCACATTGCTCAACCGAGCTTTCGCCGAATTGGGTCAAGATGGCCCCTTAACTTTTCAACTGGGTAACGGCCGGGACGACGAACTGGATATTGTCGAGGGTATTCGCTACGACCAGGGCTATTTGTCGCCCTATTTCGTGACCGACCGCAATCGGGCCACGGCGGAACTTGAGCGTCCTTACATCCTGCTCTGCGACCGGGAAATCGTCGACTTGATGGATTTGGTGCCCATCTTGGAACAAGTCGCCGACCAGCATCGTTCGTTACTAGTGATCGCCGACGATGTCCGCGACAACGCGTTGACCGGCATGCTGCTGAACCACATTCGGGGCGTGTTCAAAACTGTCGCGGTCAAGCCGCCCGGTTTTGGCGATCGCCGGCTGGAAAGATTGAACGACTTAGCCTTGTTGACAGGCGCCACGCCGGTCTTACAAAGCCACGGTACTCGGTTGGAAGATCTGACGTTGGCGCAACTGGGCCAGGCGGAGCGCGCAATCGTCAGCGCGGAAACAACTACCATATTGGCCGGTGCCGGTGATTCCGAAGCCGTCGCGCGGGTTGTGTCCGGCTTGCGTCAAGCGCTCGCGGACGTGCGCGCTCGCAAACCGGGCGACGGCTCCCCGACCGGCAATCAGCACGAAGCGGACGAGTTGGAAGAACGCATCGCGATGCTGTCCGGTAAAACCGGGGTGTTCAGCGTCGGAGGTGTCACCGACATCGAAATCAAGGAACGCATGGTCCGCATTGAAAACGCTTACAAGTCGGTGCAAGCGGCGCTGGAGGAAGGCGTCATGCCCGGCGGTGGTGCCGGGCTTGTCGCCGTGGCGGCGGTCTTGGACGAGGTCATCGCCGAGAACGCCGAACAACAACGCGGCGTGGCGATTTTGAGTCAGGCCTTATTCGCGCCGTTGCGACAAATACTCAGCAACGCCGGTCTGAATGGGGAAATCGTCGCGGCGGACTTACGCCGACACGCCGGCGAGAGTTACGCCTACGATACGCAGCGGCAACGCTTGGGTCCCTTCTTGGACATCGGCATCATCGATCCGGTGAAGGTAGTCCGTTTGGGATTACGTAATGCAGTGAGCATCGTTGGCACGTTAATGGCCAGCGAATCAGTGGTGATGGATGTGCCCGATCCCACCATTATGGCCGGCTATTCGCCGGAATGGGCCGCGGCGACTCGCGAGGACCCGCGCGCGTGA